Genomic window (Streptomyces sp. NBC_00078):
TCCGCGACACGGACACCCCTGCCGCTCCGGAAGGACCCGCATGAGCGACGGCAAACTGGCAGACCAGTTCCTCGACGCCGCGATCGATCTCCTGCAACGGGTCCGGGACGAGGAGGCGCAGTCCATCACGGAGGCCGGCACACTGCTCGCCGACACCGTCGTGGGCGGCGGACGCCTCTTCGCCTTCGGCGCCGGACACTCCTCGCTCGCCGCGCAGGACGTCGTCTACCGCGCGGGCGGCCTCGCCCTCATGAACCTGCTCGCCGTGCCCGGCGTCGTCGGCGTCGACGTCATGCCGGCCACCCTGGGCTCCGCCCTGGAGCGCGTGGACGGCCTCGCGAGCGCCGTCCTGGACAGCTCGCCCCTGCGTGAGGGCGACGTCCTGATCATCATCTCCCTCTCGGGCCGCAACGCCCTCCCCGTCGAGATGGCCATGTCCGCCCGCGCGCGCGGAGTGCGGGTCATCGGGGTGACGTCGGTGGCGTACGCGACCGAGACCCGTTCCCGGCACGTCTCCGGCACCTGTCTGCGCGACCACTGCGACATCGTCCTCGACTCCAAGATCGCCATCGGTGACGCGACCCTGACCCTCGACACCGTCCCGGCCCCCTTCGCCCCGGCCTCGACCGTCGTCACCAGCGCGATCCTGCAGGCGGTCATGGCCACGGCGGCGGGCTCGCTGGCCGAGCGGGGCATCGAGCCGCCGCTGCTCAGGTCGGGGAACGTCGACGGCGGACACGAATGGAACGGGCGCGTGATGGCGGAGTACGGGGACCGGATCTTCTACCTGCGGTGATCCGCTACTCGCGCCCCACGACCCGCGCCAGATCCAGTGCCGCCGCGATCCTCGCGGCCACGTCCTCCGCGTAGGCCGCGTCGGCCCGCTCGAACTGGCTGCGCCCACCCCCGCGCAGAAACGTCACGGCCCCCAGCGTCCGCCCCCGGCTGCGCAGCACCGCGCACAGCGCGTGCACCGCGTCGGCGGGCCACTGCCGGGCCCGTGCCCACTCCCGCGCCTGCTCGACCGGCACCGACCCCACGCTGGCCCGCACCGACCCGATCCGCTCCACGCACTGCAACGCCGGATGCCCCTGCGCGTACCGCACCGGCAACCCCGCCCGCCCGGTGGGCAGGCTCGGCCCCGGCGCCCCGGAGGGCGTCCCGGCGACCCGTACCAGCCGCACCGGCCCCTCCGTCTCCCCGTCGGCCGCCGGGCTGCCCGCCACCCGGTCGATCAGCGCATGATCGGCGAACCCGGCGAGCGCGAAGTCCAGATGGACGGTCGCCGCCTCCGCCGGCTTCTCGCACTCCGCGGCAGCCCGGGCCGCCCGGTGCAGCTGCTGGGTCCTGAACCGCAGCAGCGACGCCTCCTGCTCGACCTGCTTGCCGTCCGTCACGTCCTGGAAGAGCCAGGCGACCCCCAGCGGCACCGGCTCCTCCGCGAGCGGCGAGGCCAGCCGTACGAAGCCGCAGCGCCAGCACCGCCGCTGATCGCCCTCCGGCGTCCGCACGCTCACCCAGATCTCGGCCGGCGCGGGCGGCGCACCCTCCGCGAGCACATGCGTGAGCGCGCTCTCCAGTTCCTCCACGCCCTGCGCGAGCAGGTCCCCCAGCGGCCGTCCCAGCGCCGACGTACGCCCGATGCCGAGCGAACGCGCCGCGTGCGCGTTCACCACGGCCGGCCGCAGATCGGCGTCGACGAGCACGACCCCCCAGCTCGCGTCCTCGAACAACGCCTCGCTGAGCGCGATCGAACGCTCCAGGTCGATCTGCGTATGCACCTCGCTGAAGGCGCAGTACACGCCCGCGGGCTTCCCGTCGGGCCCGCGCACCGCGGCGGACTGCGTCCGCACCAGCACCCGCCCGCCGTCCTTGGTCAGCAGCGCGAACTCGTGCACCTGCCGCCCGGGGGCCTCCATGGCGGACATCAGCCGCCCCTCGACCTCCTCGGCGTCCGCACTGCGTACGGCCCACCCCGCGAACCCGTGCCGCCCCACCGCCTCGGCCGCGGTCCACCCCAGAATCCGCTCCGCCTCACGGTTCCAGTGGGTCACCACCCCGCCGGCGTCGAAGGCGCACAGCGCGGCGTCCATGCCGTCCAGCAGCGCGGCCAGCAGATCGGAGCCGTCAGGACCCACCGGACCCGCCCGCTCGGGCTCGTCCGGCCCCAGCTCGTCGGTGGTCCCACTACGCCGGGAAGCACTCACCTGGACCCCCTGCCAAGCTGCGTCCGCACCTACGGCGCGTCGTTTCGCTCACTCGCAATCATCTAACTTGAACGTGACGCAGCACACACCGGGTTCCCACAAGATTGAGGGAATCGTTGTAAGCCGCCTCCGTCTCCACGATCACCCCTGAGCCAGCCGGAGATCAACCCACTCATCGCTTTCACCGTCGAGCACATACCGCTCGACCTCGGCGAATCCGCACTTCTCGGCGAACCTCAGCCCCTCCACGTTGGCCGCCAGCACGCATGTCTCCACCTCCCCGGCGCCCAGCACACGCGCGTGCGCCAGCCCCTTCTCGTACAGCGCCGTCCCGAACCCCCGCCCCCGGTGCCCGGGCAGCACGCGCGCGATCACCGTCGCCGTACCCCGCTCACCCTCCGGCGGCCGCACCGTGGAACAGCCGACGAGAACATCCCCGAGATACGCGTTCTCCAGCCGACAGCGCCCCAGCCGCTCCCGCGCCGCGTCGAGCGGCATCGCGGCCGGCGGCACGACCGCGTTGTGCACATGCCGCCACTCGTTGAGCATGGCCTCTCCGTGCACGGCCTCGATCCGCAGGCCCCTGCGCCGCGCGTACACCTCGATCTCGATCCGCATCCGAGGATCCGCGAGCCCGCACACCATCATCGTCGCCGCGGGCCGCACCTCCCCGAACGCCGTCCGCAGCACGGGCCAACACGGCTCGAAGTCCTCCCGCACCGGCAGCAGATACCGCACCCGTACGACATCGGAGAAGTCACACCCCGCCTCCGCGAGCGCCGCCCCTATGTTCCGCAGACACTGCTCCGCCTGCTCCACCACCCCGTCGGGGATCGTCATGGTGCCGTAGTCGAACCCCGTCGTCCCGGACACATGCACCCAGTCGCCGTCCACCACCGCGCGGGCGTACCCGATCTGCTCCTCGAAGGTGGAACCACCGAGAACCGCCCGCCGCGTCACCTGCTGTTTTGTCATGCACGGAACGCTAGCGCGGGTCGCATCGCGGAAAACCGGTTGATCCGTGGCCGCCCGCTTCCTAGGCTGCTGCCAATTCGGAAAGGAGGTGGTTCGGCAGATGTATGAATACCGGACGGAAGAGGTGGCTGCGGGCTAGTGGCCCGCCGCCGTACTCGGTTCGGCGCCGGACGCCAGCGTGTGTGAGTTGCACGCAGCCGGCCCAATCCAACGCAGTCACCCGACCCGCGAGTCGCCGGTACGTCCGGCCGGCTCCTCCTCTGGAGGACCAGACTCGCGGGTCGCCTGCGTTTTCAGACCCCCCGAGACCCGGGTGACCCCCGCGACCCGCGTGACCGGCTTCACGGACTGAGCCGCTCCACGCGCCAGCCTCCGTCCGCCTCCGCCACATAGCGCAACCGGTCGTGCAGCCGGTTCTCGCGCCCCTGCCAGAACTCCACCGCCTGCGGGGCCACCCGGAAGCCGCCCCAGTTCGGGGGGACCGGGACCTGCTCGCCCTCGGGATAGCGGGCGGCCAGTTCGGCGTACGAGGTGTCGACGTCGGCGCGGGTGTCGATCACGCTCGACTGGGCGCTGGCCCAGGCGCCGAGCTGGGAGCCGTGCGGGCGGGTGCGGAAGTAGGCGGCCGTCTCGTCACGGCCGGTGCGGCGGGCGAGGCCCGTGACGATGACCTGGCGGGCCATCGGGTGCCAGGGGAACAGGAGCGAGACGTACGGGTTCTCCGCGAGGTCGCGGGCCTTGCGGGAGTCGTAGTTGGTGAAGAAGACGAAGCCCTGCTCGTCGAACTGCTTGAGCAGCACCGTGCGGGAGCCGGGGCGGCCCTCGGCGTTCGCCGTGGAGACGACCATGGCGTTCGGCTCGAAAAGGTGGGCCTCCGTCGCGGCCTGTTCGAACCAGCGCGCGAACTGCGCCACCGGGGTGGCGGCCAGCTCGGACTCGGCGAGGCCCTCGGCCCGGTACTGCTTGCGCATGGCGGCGGGGTCCAGGGGGGCGGCGTCTCGGTCGGTCACGCGGTCATCCTGCCGTATACGCGGGTGCCGTTCGGCCTGGTGTCCGTCATCATCGAAGAGCGCATGTGGCACTGAGTGCCGCGAAGTCTCCCCAAGAGTGGCACTCGGGGATATCGTGCTGGTGCCGTTCCGGTTGAGTGAGCAGCCGCACGGGGCATCACCAGGGTGGCCGCCCAGGACCACGAGTCGCACGAGCCGACCGGGGATCCAGCGGCCGAGCCGCCCTATCTGTCGTACACACCTGTCGCACACATCACGAGGAGCCGCCTGATGTCCGACTTCGTACCCGGTCTCGAGGGAGTTGTCGCGTTCGAGACGGAGATCGCCGAACCGGACAAGGAGGGCGGCGCCCTGCGGTACCGGGGCGTCGACATCGAGGACCTGGTCGGTCACGTCTCGTTCGGCAACGTGTGGGGGCTGCTGGTCGACGGCGCCTTCAACCCCGGTCTGCCGCCCGCCGAGCCGTTCCCGATCCCCGTGCACTCCGGCGACATCCGGGTGGACGTCCAGTCGGCGCTGGCCATGCTGGCTCCCGTGTGGGGCCTCAGACCGCTGCTGGACATCGACGCCGAACAGGCGCGGGCAGACCTGGCCCGAGCCGCCGTCATGGCGCTTTCCTACGTCGCCCAGTCCGCCCGCGGCCAGGGGCGGCCGATGGTTCCACAGCGCGAGATCGACAGGGCCCGGTCCGTCGTCGAGCGGTTCATGATCCGCTGGCGGGGCGAGCCGGACCCGAAGCACGTCGCGGCCGTCGACGCCTACTGGACCTCGGCCGCCGAGCACGGCATGAACGCGTCCACCTTCACGGCCCGTGTCATCGCCTCCACCGGCGCCGATGTGGCCGCGGCGCTCTCCGGTGCCGTAGGAGCCATGTCCGGGCCGCTGCACGGCGGGGCTCCGTCCCGCGTCCTCGGGATGATCGAGGAGATCGAGCGGACGGGGGACGCGGAGGCGTACGTGAAGCAGGCCCTCGACAGGGGCGAGCGCCTGATGGGCTTCGGGCACCGCGTCTACCGCGCCGAGGACCCACGCGCGCGCGTGCTGCGCCGTACCGCACGTGAGCTGGGCGCTCCGCGGTTCGAGGTGGCCGAAGCCCTGGAGAAGGCCGCACTGGCGGAACTGCACGCCCGGCGCCCGGACCGGGTCCTGGCGACGAACGTCGAGTTCTGGGCGGCGATCGTTCTCGACTTCGCCGAGGTCCCGGCGCACATGTTCACGTCGATGTTCACGTGTGCCCGTACGGCGGGGTGGTCCGCGCACATCCTGGAGCAGAAGCGGACCGGGCGGCTCGTACGGCCGTCCGCGCGCTATGTCGGGCCCGGGACGCGGGGTCCGCAGGAGATCGAGGGGTATGGAGGCATCGCCCACTGAGTGGGGTGTGGTTGAGGGTGCGCGGGCGTCTGCGGGTGCGTTGTCGCTTGTCCCGCCCGCGCGGCGGAGCCGCATATCGACACAGCCCCGCGCCCCTGGAAAGCCGGGCCCTTCGGGCCCGGTTTTTCATGCCGTCGTGAGCAGGTCCGCATGGTGTCGTTCGGCCGGCAGGGGATGGGCCCGCGTTGGATGCCGTCCGGATCGGTGCTCAGCCCAGCGCCTCGTCGAGCAGCGCCGCCCACTGCGCCACGACCCCTTCCCGGCGCTCTGTGTCGTCCGTGAGCAGGTTCGCGAGGCCGAGGCCGCGGGACATGTCCAGGAGTCCCTGGACGGTCTCGCGGACCCCCGGGCGGGACTCGTCGGCGCCGAGCAGGTCCACGGCTATGCGGTGGGTCTCGCGGCCGACGCGCGCTTCGAGTTCCGTCACGCGGGGGCGCAGCTGCTCCTCGTTCGAGGCGGCGACCCAGAGGTGGAGGGCGGCTCGGAAGAGCGGGCCGGTGTAGAGGTCGACGAGGGCCGACACGACGGCGCGTCGGTCGCCTGCCGCGCCTTGCGGGAACAGGGCGCGCAGCGCAGTGGACCGCTCTTCGGCGACGTATTCGACCGCTGCCGTGAAGAGGTCCTCGCGGGTCGGGAAGTGGTGCTGGGCCGCGCCGCGGGAGACGCCCGCCCGTTCGGCGACGACGGACACCGTGGAGCCCGCCCAGCCGTGCTCGGCGAGGCAGGCCACGGCGGCCTCCAGGAGCCGCTGCCGGGTGGCCCGGCTGCGGTCCTGCTTGGGCAGGCGGTCTACGCGTTCGGCGCTGCCGTCTGCGGTCACAGCACCCATGGGGGATCCCGTCGTTCCAGGAAGGCCGTCATTCCCTCGCGGGCCTGCGGGGAGGCGAACAGCCGGGCGGAGAGCGCGGTGAGGTCGGCCGCGTCACGGTCGAATGTCTCCAGCACCCTAGCTGTGAGCAGCTGTTTCGTCTCGGCCAGGCCCTGGGGGGCGGCTCGGCGCAGACCGTCGAGGACGGGCGCGAGGGCCGTGTCGACGTCCTCGCCCGCCACCGTCAGCAGGCCGATGCGGGCCGCCTCCGTCGCGTCGAAGCGCTCGCCGGTGAGGTAGTAGCGGGCCAGGGCCCGCGGATCCGTGCGGGGCAGGAGGGCGAGGGAGATGACCGCGGGGGCCACTCCGATCAGCACCTCGGTGAAGGCGAAGGTCGCCTCGGTGGATGCGGCCGTGATGTCGCAGGCGGCCAGCAGGCCCAGGCCGCCCGCCCGTACGTGCCCGGTGACCCGGGCGACGACGGGCTTGCGCAGGCCGACGAT
Coding sequences:
- a CDS encoding SIS domain-containing protein, giving the protein MSDGKLADQFLDAAIDLLQRVRDEEAQSITEAGTLLADTVVGGGRLFAFGAGHSSLAAQDVVYRAGGLALMNLLAVPGVVGVDVMPATLGSALERVDGLASAVLDSSPLREGDVLIIISLSGRNALPVEMAMSARARGVRVIGVTSVAYATETRSRHVSGTCLRDHCDIVLDSKIAIGDATLTLDTVPAPFAPASTVVTSAILQAVMATAAGSLAERGIEPPLLRSGNVDGGHEWNGRVMAEYGDRIFYLR
- a CDS encoding GNAT family N-acetyltransferase translates to MTKQQVTRRAVLGGSTFEEQIGYARAVVDGDWVHVSGTTGFDYGTMTIPDGVVEQAEQCLRNIGAALAEAGCDFSDVVRVRYLLPVREDFEPCWPVLRTAFGEVRPAATMMVCGLADPRMRIEIEVYARRRGLRIEAVHGEAMLNEWRHVHNAVVPPAAMPLDAARERLGRCRLENAYLGDVLVGCSTVRPPEGERGTATVIARVLPGHRGRGFGTALYEKGLAHARVLGAGEVETCVLAANVEGLRFAEKCGFAEVERYVLDGESDEWVDLRLAQG
- a CDS encoding citrate synthase 2; the protein is MSDFVPGLEGVVAFETEIAEPDKEGGALRYRGVDIEDLVGHVSFGNVWGLLVDGAFNPGLPPAEPFPIPVHSGDIRVDVQSALAMLAPVWGLRPLLDIDAEQARADLARAAVMALSYVAQSARGQGRPMVPQREIDRARSVVERFMIRWRGEPDPKHVAAVDAYWTSAAEHGMNASTFTARVIASTGADVAAALSGAVGAMSGPLHGGAPSRVLGMIEEIERTGDAEAYVKQALDRGERLMGFGHRVYRAEDPRARVLRRTARELGAPRFEVAEALEKAALAELHARRPDRVLATNVEFWAAIVLDFAEVPAHMFTSMFTCARTAGWSAHILEQKRTGRLVRPSARYVGPGTRGPQEIEGYGGIAH
- a CDS encoding TetR/AcrR family transcriptional regulator, whose translation is MGAVTADGSAERVDRLPKQDRSRATRQRLLEAAVACLAEHGWAGSTVSVVAERAGVSRGAAQHHFPTREDLFTAAVEYVAEERSTALRALFPQGAAGDRRAVVSALVDLYTGPLFRAALHLWVAASNEEQLRPRVTELEARVGRETHRIAVDLLGADESRPGVRETVQGLLDMSRGLGLANLLTDDTERREGVVAQWAALLDEALG
- a CDS encoding enoyl-CoA hydratase family protein; translation: MTLIGRTRTRGVETLSLDAPANRNALSAALVGELADALTDCAKDAGVRAIVLTHTGNTFCAGADLRDPPPPDALVGLFRQIVGLRKPVVARVTGHVRAGGLGLLAACDITAASTEATFAFTEVLIGVAPAVISLALLPRTDPRALARYYLTGERFDATEAARIGLLTVAGEDVDTALAPVLDGLRRAAPQGLAETKQLLTARVLETFDRDAADLTALSARLFASPQAREGMTAFLERRDPPWVL
- a CDS encoding PAS domain-containing protein — translated: MSASRRSGTTDELGPDEPERAGPVGPDGSDLLAALLDGMDAALCAFDAGGVVTHWNREAERILGWTAAEAVGRHGFAGWAVRSADAEEVEGRLMSAMEAPGRQVHEFALLTKDGGRVLVRTQSAAVRGPDGKPAGVYCAFSEVHTQIDLERSIALSEALFEDASWGVVLVDADLRPAVVNAHAARSLGIGRTSALGRPLGDLLAQGVEELESALTHVLAEGAPPAPAEIWVSVRTPEGDQRRCWRCGFVRLASPLAEEPVPLGVAWLFQDVTDGKQVEQEASLLRFRTQQLHRAARAAAECEKPAEAATVHLDFALAGFADHALIDRVAGSPAADGETEGPVRLVRVAGTPSGAPGPSLPTGRAGLPVRYAQGHPALQCVERIGSVRASVGSVPVEQAREWARARQWPADAVHALCAVLRSRGRTLGAVTFLRGGGRSQFERADAAYAEDVAARIAAALDLARVVGRE
- the pdxH gene encoding pyridoxamine 5'-phosphate oxidase produces the protein MRKQYRAEGLAESELAATPVAQFARWFEQAATEAHLFEPNAMVVSTANAEGRPGSRTVLLKQFDEQGFVFFTNYDSRKARDLAENPYVSLLFPWHPMARQVIVTGLARRTGRDETAAYFRTRPHGSQLGAWASAQSSVIDTRADVDTSYAELAARYPEGEQVPVPPNWGGFRVAPQAVEFWQGRENRLHDRLRYVAEADGGWRVERLSP